From Gloeomargarita sp. SKYB120:
TCCGTCATGTCGTGGTAGAGCTGGGACTGGCGAAACGCAGCGATGGAAACAATGGACAGGTCACGGCGGTAGGCGGCGTGGTGACGGTTGTGCCAGCGGGCCAGGGCGGGAAGGTGGTGACACAGGACGTGGTAGGTATCCCGTAGGATTTCCACCAGCACTAGCGACCCCACCGCCGTCAGCACAAAAGCCAATCCCTCCACACCCATGTCCTGTTCCATCGTTTCTCCTCTAGGCCATTCTACCTGGACCCTGGCGGGCAAGACGGGCAACCGGTACAATCAAAAAGGGTTTTAGGGCAATGGTCATGCGCTGTATCATCCGGCGGCGGGCGCAGTTTTGTGCGAGTCACCGTTATTACGTCCCCCAGTGGTCCGAAGCAGAAAACTGGCAACGGTTTGGCAAGGGGAGCCTGTTTCCCGGGCACGGGCACAACTATACCCTGTACGTGGCGATAGTGGGAGAAATTGATGACTGCGGCATGGTGTCGAACCTATCCGAGGTCAAACACGTGATCCGGCGAGAGGTTGTCGAACCGTTGGACAACTGTTTTTTGAACGACACGTGGCCCGAGTTTCGCCAGACCTTGCCCACCACTGAATTTATCGCCTACACAATCTGGCAGCGGCTGCGTTCTCACTTGCCCCTGGCACAGATTCAGTTGTACGAGCATCCAGAGCTTTGGGCTGAATACCGAGGAGATGCCATGAACGCCTACTTGACGGTTGGAACCCATTTCAGCGCCGCGCACCGTCTGGCCCGGCCTGATTTCTCCGAAGCGGAAAACTACGCCACCTACGGCAAATGCGCGCGTCCCCACGGCCATGGCCACAACTACCACTTGGAGGTGACTGTGCGGGGCGAAATTGACCCCGTGACGGGGATGGTGGTGGACTTGGTGGCGCTGCAACGGTTGATTGAACAGGAGGTCGTCGAACCGCTGGACCACACTTTCCTGAACAAGGACATCCCCTACTTCTGGGAAGTGGTGCCGACGGCGGAGCATATCGCTGTGTATATTGCGCAGCAGTTGCGCGAACCCATCCGGCGTCTTGGGGCGGAACTCCACAAGGTCAAACTGGTAGAAAGCCCCAACAACGCCTGCGAAATCTACGCCGAAGACTTGGTCGCTGACGTTACTGAACCCTCCCTGGCGACAGCGGTTGGGCGATGAATGCCGTAGCGAACTTTTCAGCCCTGGCGTCCCTGACACCGGCACAGCAGCGCACCTGGTTAACCGAATGGCTAGCGGGTGGACCCGCTGCGGCTATCGCCCTGCTGGATTACCTGCAACAGCGGGCGCAGACGCCAGAATTTCCCCAAGTATTGGATGGCTGTATATATCAACTGCTCTGGCGCGCCCAGCTTCCGGAGGTGAAGGTCCGGTTTCCCGAAGGTGTTGTGCCCTTGGCTTCCGCTCAAGGCGAGGATTACCGTCCCCTGCTGGATTTGGTCCTGGCGGAACAGTGGCAAGCGGCGGATACCTGGACGCGCCAGCAGTTGTGCAAGTTGGCGGGGGTGCAGGAAAGGACGTGGCTGTATTTCACCGAAGTGCGGCGGCTACCGGTCGTGGACTTGCACACCCTGGATGCCCTGTGGCGGCTGTATTCCCTAGGGAAATTCGGGTTTCGGGTGCAACGGCGGATTTGGCTGGGGTGTGGACGCAACTGGGAAAAGTTCTGGCAAGCCATTGGCTGGTACAAGGGGGATACGTGGCCTCGCTACCCGGAGGAATTTATCTGGGATCTGCACGCGCCAGCGGGTCACCTGCCCCTGTGGGACCAGAAACGAGGGGTGCGCGCTCTGGAGGCCCTGCTGCTCCACCCAGCCTGGGATTAGTTACCCTATTTCGTCGGGATTGACCCCCAGTTCCCGCAGTTTTTGGGCCAAGCGTTCAGCGCGCTGCTGGGCCTGTTGAGCTGCTTGCTGCGCCCGTTGAGCCAATTCCTGAGCCGTGGGCAAGACTTCGCCATCGGGAGTTGCCCAGCGCAACCAGGTGGCTTCCACGCCTCGGTACGTCCCCACCCAACGCCGCAAAACGAGGCCCGTACACTGACTTTCTAAGTAGCCTTGGGCATTGACGGGAATCGGTTCGTAAACACCGTGATGGAGAGCAAAGCCGGCCCAGTCTTCGGGATGAAAGGGGTCGTACCAGTAGTATTCCGGCACCCGCAATTGGTCTTGGTAGATTTGCTTTTTGACCGTTTTATCCAGGTCAGCCGTCGTTTCCGAAAGCAGCTCGATCACCACATCCGGCGCTTTGCCCTCTTCCCACACCACCCAGCTTCGCCGCTCCTTCTTGGGAACGTTCAACACCAAAAAGAAGTCAGGGCCACGGAAATCTTGGTTGCGCACCTGGTCCAAGCTGAAATAGATGAACATGTTGCCGCCGAC
This genomic window contains:
- a CDS encoding 6-carboxytetrahydropterin synthase; its protein translation is MRCIIRRRAQFCASHRYYVPQWSEAENWQRFGKGSLFPGHGHNYTLYVAIVGEIDDCGMVSNLSEVKHVIRREVVEPLDNCFLNDTWPEFRQTLPTTEFIAYTIWQRLRSHLPLAQIQLYEHPELWAEYRGDAMNAYLTVGTHFSAAHRLARPDFSEAENYATYGKCARPHGHGHNYHLEVTVRGEIDPVTGMVVDLVALQRLIEQEVVEPLDHTFLNKDIPYFWEVVPTAEHIAVYIAQQLREPIRRLGAELHKVKLVESPNNACEIYAEDLVADVTEPSLATAVGR
- a CDS encoding GUN4 domain-containing protein, giving the protein MNAVANFSALASLTPAQQRTWLTEWLAGGPAAAIALLDYLQQRAQTPEFPQVLDGCIYQLLWRAQLPEVKVRFPEGVVPLASAQGEDYRPLLDLVLAEQWQAADTWTRQQLCKLAGVQERTWLYFTEVRRLPVVDLHTLDALWRLYSLGKFGFRVQRRIWLGCGRNWEKFWQAIGWYKGDTWPRYPEEFIWDLHAPAGHLPLWDQKRGVRALEALLLHPAWD
- a CDS encoding Uma2 family endonuclease — protein: MLTLAPNWTVPTQEDLPCDDGIPVESQRHKLQMDLLIDGLSTWLEQRADGYVGGNMFIYFSLDQVRNQDFRGPDFFLVLNVPKKERRSWVVWEEGKAPDVVIELLSETTADLDKTVKKQIYQDQLRVPEYYWYDPFHPEDWAGFALHHGVYEPIPVNAQGYLESQCTGLVLRRWVGTYRGVEATWLRWATPDGEVLPTAQELAQRAQQAAQQAQQRAERLAQKLRELGVNPDEIG